The window CGAAAACCTCGGAAGTGTTGTTCTCCGACACCTGGGGCGCGGGCCATGAACTGAAGCGGATGCCACTGGCCGACGCCTACACGATGACCACCGGCACGATGTCGATCGAGCCTATGGGAACTTAGATCGTTATCAATGCGTCGGCTTCGGCTGCAAAAATGCCAGGTCGAGATGATACTCGATGTGTCCGCACTGGCTGCAGACGGTGCGATACTGGCCTTTCTTGGGTCCGTCCGTGACAAGTTTGGGCAGGCTCATGTTCGCGTGACAATGGCTGCACTTTTCTCCGTGAGAGATCATAGATGTGAGGGGTTGAGGGTTGGATGAACTTACCAAGACTCGGTTGTCATTAGGGTTTAGTCCATTCTCTTTGCTTCTTCGAGGTAGCGGCGGTCTTCGGCGTCCGCAGCGGTGAGCGCGAGGATTTTTTTCCATTCGAGTTGCGCTTCACTGGCGCGGTCCTGACGCTGGAGGTAGGCGGCGAGGTCGCCGTGGGTGGCGATGCTTTGCGGGGCGAGGCGCGTGGCCCGGCGGAAATACTTCTCGGCATCGACGGCGGAGGCTTCGGGGAAGGCCCCGTAAAGCGTGGCGGCGAGGGCTTTCAACACGGGGTTCAGCCGCAGGATGGAGTCGTGCCATTGGGCGAGGATGCGGCAGGCTTTGACGTTGGTGGGGTCGAGTCGCAGTCCGATCTCGGCCTCGGCTTTGATCTCCCGGGCGTAGGCGAGTTTGGTGCGGTTGTCGGTGAAATCGGTCATTTTTCCGAGGGCGATGGCGAGCGCGACGTGCGCCCGGCCATTCTGCGGATCGGCGGCAACGGCGGCGCGGGCGAGTTCCATTGCTTTCTCGGCGGCGAGCTTGGGGTCGGCTGCCGTCGTGGCGCTCCCGGCAGCCGTGGCGGATGGGGCCCCCAAAGTCAGGCAGCCGGGCAGGACGGCGGCGAGAAATAGCGCTCGATAATTCACGACCCATGACTAGCTTTGCCCTCCGCGATTGACCAACATGAAATCCTCCACCGCCTTTCGCCTCGCCGCCGCGCTCGCCTTTCTCGGAGTGGCTCTGGGAGCGTTTGGCGCTCATGCGTTTTCCAGTCGGCTCATCGCGCTCGACACCGTGAAGCCCTGGGGCACGGCCTCGCTTTATCACCTGCTGCACGGGGTGGTGTTGCTGGTCCTCAGCCGCGAATACGCCGCGCGCCGCTGGAGCTGGTGGGCGTTTCTCATCGGCGTGCTGGTCTTCAGCGGGTCGCTCTACATTTACGCGCTCACGGGCGTGAAATGGCTGGCGATCATCACGCCCTTCGGTGGTCTCGCGCTGCTGGCGGGGTGGGGAAGTCTGGTGCTGGGAAAAAACGAGCCGAGTTAGGGTGGAATCCGAGGCACTTAAGACCAATGCCCTTCACCAGGGTTGGCCACCTTGGAGGGCATCTGTCCTCAGATGCCGTTGATTCTGGCTTGTCGCGAAGTCGTCCGGCGAACAGTATAACGCCATGAAAGCCCTCCTGCTCACCAACGAATTTCCTCCTCACATCTACGGCGGTGCCGGTGTCCACGTGGATTATTTGAGCAAGGAACTGGCGAAACTTCTCGATGTGGAGGTGCGCTGTTTCGGCGAGCAACAGAGCGACGATCCAAGGCTGACGGTGAAGGGTTTCTCCCTCGACACGACGGATTTCACTAGTCCCGCGAATCTGAAATCGGTCTTCGGCGCGATCCGACGCTGCACGGATTTCAACACGACGAACATCGACGCCGACGTGGTCCATTGCCACACGTGGTATAGCCATTTTGGCGGAATCCTGGCCAAGCTTTGCTACGGGATTCCGCTCGTGGTCACGATTCATTCGCTCGAACCGCTGCGCCCGTGGAAACGCGAGCAGCTCGGGCACGGCTACGATTTTTCCGTCTGGCTGGAGCGGACTTGCATCGAAATGGCAGACGCGATCATCGCTGTTTCCGAGGAGACGAAACGCGATGTGCTCGGTCTTTTCGATGTCGATGAATCGAAGATCCGCATCATCTACAACGGCATCGAACCCGCTCAATATCAGCCAGCCACGGGTAACGAGGCGCTGGTGCGGCACGGTATCGATCCGACTCGGCCCTACCTTCTTTTTGTGGGACGCATCGCGCGTCAAAAGGGCATCGTTCACCTCGTCAACGCCATCAAATATCTCGACCCCGGCTTCCAGATCGTCCTCTGTGCCGGCGCGCCCGACACCCCGGAGATCGCGGCCGAGATGCAAGCCGCTGTGGCCGCCGCGCAGGCGTTGCGGGCCGATATTTTCTGGATCTCCGACATGGTAAGCAAGGCGGAGGCGATTGAGTTTTATTCCCATGCGGCGGTTTTCTGCTGCCCGTCGATTTACGAGCCGTTTGGGATCATTAATCTCGAAGCGATGGCGTGCGAAACAGCCGTGGTCGCGAGCGCGGTCGGTGGCATCAAAGAGGTCGTTGTTCATGGCGAAACGGGTTATCTCGTGCCGCTGGAGCAGATGACTGCGAGTCCATTTGAGCCGGTGGACCCGGATCGTTTTGCCCGCGATCTGGCCGCGCCGATCAATGAGCTGATGCGCGATCCCGAGAAGCGGAAAAAGATGGGTCAAGCCGGTCGCCGCCGTGCGCTGGAGAAGTTTAGCTGGTCGGCGATCGCCGCGCAGACGCGGGATTTGTATGAGGAGTTGCAGGCGGCTCGCTAGTCGTCCTGTGGATGAGCCTTTGACGAACCATTCCCGACGGCTATACTCCGAACCCGGCGAACGTCGGACTTAGATTATGTTCGTAGATCAAATTAGAATTTATGCCGAGGCCGGCGATGGCGGACGCGGCTCGGTTTCCTTCCGGCGCGAGAAATTTATCCCGCGCGGCGGTCCCGACGGAGGCGACGGCGGACGCGGGGGGAGTGTGATTCTCAAGGCCAGCGAGCAAGTGGATAATCTGGTTTCTTTTTACTACGACCCGAAGATCAAAGCCAAGAGTGGCAACGGAGGTTCTGGCCGTCAGAAATCCGGCAAATCCGCCGAAAA is drawn from Chthoniobacterales bacterium and contains these coding sequences:
- a CDS encoding DUF423 domain-containing protein; amino-acid sequence: MKSSTAFRLAAALAFLGVALGAFGAHAFSSRLIALDTVKPWGTASLYHLLHGVVLLVLSREYAARRWSWWAFLIGVLVFSGSLYIYALTGVKWLAIITPFGGLALLAGWGSLVLGKNEPS
- the glgA gene encoding glycogen synthase encodes the protein MKALLLTNEFPPHIYGGAGVHVDYLSKELAKLLDVEVRCFGEQQSDDPRLTVKGFSLDTTDFTSPANLKSVFGAIRRCTDFNTTNIDADVVHCHTWYSHFGGILAKLCYGIPLVVTIHSLEPLRPWKREQLGHGYDFSVWLERTCIEMADAIIAVSEETKRDVLGLFDVDESKIRIIYNGIEPAQYQPATGNEALVRHGIDPTRPYLLFVGRIARQKGIVHLVNAIKYLDPGFQIVLCAGAPDTPEIAAEMQAAVAAAQALRADIFWISDMVSKAEAIEFYSHAAVFCCPSIYEPFGIINLEAMACETAVVASAVGGIKEVVVHGETGYLVPLEQMTASPFEPVDPDRFARDLAAPINELMRDPEKRKKMGQAGRRRALEKFSWSAIAAQTRDLYEELQAAR